From one Oceanimonas doudoroffii genomic stretch:
- a CDS encoding acetoacetate--CoA ligase, whose product MMNKVLWQPDRTRIEHSQLHRFMQQASEHSGLKLDSYDRLYRWSVAQPEAFWSLLWDFTGVMASERGERVLLDGERMPGARWFPDARLNYAENLLRFRDERPALVFRNEAGRRDSLSYAGLYRRVAQVAAGLRRAGVEPGDRVAGFVPNVINTAVAMLAAASLGAVWTACSPDFGLQGIIDRFGQTEPKVLFTTDGYLYNGKSFNSLERLTQVLPHLPTLGQLVVMPYLDASPDLSPVPGAVLLDDFIDAAATEVEFTRVAFDNPLCILYSSGTTGVPKCIVHGVGGTLLQHLKEHQLHTDLKSGDTLFYYTTCGWMMWNWMLSGLATGATLVLYDGSPFAPTAEVLWDIVAQEGVTAFGTSAKYIAAQEKAGIRPRQSHRLDALRTLLSTGSTLTHESFEYVYQEIKRDLCLSSISGGTDILSCFALGCPILPVSAGELQCRGLGMAVDIWDNGQPVASGKGELVCTRPFPAMPIGFWNDSNGRKYKEAYFETFDNVWAHGDYAELTPSGGMVIHGRSDAVLNPGGVRIGTAEIYRQVEKVEAVQEAVAIGQPWQGDVRVVLFVVLKPGYRLDKPLEQTIRHTIRSNTTPRHVPARIIQVADIPRTRTGKLVELAIRNTVEGQPVKNLEALANPEALALFRDLPQLNC is encoded by the coding sequence ATGATGAACAAAGTATTGTGGCAACCAGACAGAACACGTATTGAACACAGCCAGCTGCACCGGTTTATGCAGCAGGCCAGCGAGCACAGTGGTCTGAAGCTCGACAGCTACGACCGGCTGTACCGCTGGTCGGTAGCACAGCCGGAGGCGTTCTGGTCACTGCTGTGGGACTTTACCGGGGTGATGGCGAGCGAGCGGGGTGAACGGGTGCTGCTCGATGGCGAGCGGATGCCCGGCGCACGCTGGTTTCCCGATGCACGACTGAACTATGCCGAGAACCTGCTTCGCTTTCGTGACGAGCGTCCGGCATTGGTGTTTCGCAATGAGGCCGGCCGGCGCGACAGCCTGAGTTATGCCGGGCTTTACCGGCGGGTGGCCCAGGTGGCCGCCGGTCTGCGTCGCGCCGGTGTGGAGCCAGGCGATCGCGTGGCCGGCTTTGTGCCCAACGTCATCAACACTGCGGTCGCCATGCTGGCCGCCGCCAGTCTGGGCGCCGTCTGGACCGCCTGCTCACCCGATTTTGGCCTTCAGGGCATCATCGACCGCTTTGGTCAGACCGAGCCCAAGGTGCTGTTCACCACCGACGGCTACCTCTATAACGGCAAGTCCTTTAACTCACTGGAACGCCTGACGCAGGTACTGCCGCACTTGCCGACACTCGGCCAACTGGTGGTGATGCCCTACCTCGACGCCAGTCCCGATCTGAGCCCGGTGCCTGGCGCCGTGCTGCTGGATGACTTTATCGATGCGGCCGCGACCGAGGTCGAATTCACCCGGGTGGCCTTCGACAACCCGCTCTGTATTCTCTACTCTTCCGGCACCACGGGGGTGCCCAAGTGTATTGTTCACGGGGTGGGCGGCACTCTGCTGCAACACCTCAAGGAACACCAGCTACACACCGACCTGAAGTCCGGGGACACCCTGTTCTATTACACCACCTGTGGCTGGATGATGTGGAACTGGATGCTCAGCGGCCTGGCCACCGGCGCTACTCTGGTGCTGTACGACGGCTCCCCCTTCGCCCCCACGGCAGAAGTACTGTGGGATATTGTGGCGCAGGAAGGAGTCACCGCCTTCGGCACCAGCGCCAAATACATCGCCGCCCAGGAAAAGGCCGGTATTCGCCCGAGGCAAAGCCACCGGCTGGATGCCCTCAGAACCCTGCTGTCCACCGGCTCGACCCTCACCCACGAGAGCTTCGAATATGTCTACCAGGAGATCAAACGCGATCTCTGCCTGTCATCCATCTCGGGCGGCACCGACATACTGTCGTGTTTTGCCCTAGGCTGCCCCATCCTGCCGGTGAGCGCCGGTGAGCTGCAGTGCAGGGGACTGGGGATGGCGGTCGACATCTGGGACAACGGCCAGCCGGTGGCCAGCGGCAAGGGTGAGCTGGTCTGTACCCGCCCCTTTCCGGCCATGCCCATCGGCTTCTGGAATGACAGTAATGGTCGCAAGTACAAAGAGGCCTATTTTGAGACCTTTGACAATGTCTGGGCCCATGGCGACTACGCCGAGCTGACCCCCAGCGGCGGTATGGTGATCCACGGCCGCTCCGATGCGGTGCTCAATCCGGGCGGAGTGCGGATCGGCACCGCCGAGATCTATCGCCAGGTGGAGAAGGTTGAGGCGGTGCAGGAAGCCGTCGCCATCGGCCAGCCCTGGCAGGGCGATGTACGAGTCGTGCTGTTTGTGGTGCTCAAACCCGGCTACCGGCTGGACAAGCCCCTGGAACAGACGATTCGCCACACCATTCGCAGCAATACCACACCACGCCATGTGCCGGCCAGGATTATCCAGGTAGCGGATATCCCCCGCACCCGGACCGGAAAGCTGGTGGAGCTGGCCATTCGAAACACGGTGGAGGGACAACCGGTGAAAAACCTGGAAGCGCTGGCCAATCCCGAGGCACTGGCACTGTTTCGGGACCTGCCGCAACTAAACTGCTGA
- the betC gene encoding choline-sulfatase yields the protein MDTNRPNIVFIMADQLAAPALPIYGHPVVKTPHLSALADAGVVFDSAYCNSPLCAPSRYVLMTGRLPSKIGAYDNAADLADDIPTFAHYLRNLGYRTALSGKMHFCGADQLHGFEERLTSDIYPSNFNWITSWDQPEKRPEWYHNMDPVIEAGPCVRSLQLDYDEEVVVNAQRFLYDQVRGSDDRPFCLTVSMTHPHDPYITTDEYWSRYHHDDIDMPSVKVAPGEHDPHSERLRFVCGLDKTEVTDEQIRNARHAYYGSISYVDDQVGKLVKTLKETGLDKNTIIVFSGDHGDMLGERGLWYKMSWFEWSARVPLIVHYPERFAPRRVSASVSTLDLLPTFVEMVDGPQSGYVTPIEGRSLVPHLQGEEGHDEVIGEYLAEGALAPLLMIRRGAYKYICSPADPEQLFNLVEDPQELRNLANSPAHADVLQSFREQVASGWDLDQLNENVLQSQRRRQLVGEALNKGKYTPWDFQPFVDASHQYVRHTIGLYDLERRSRYPQVKK from the coding sequence ATGGATACCAACAGGCCAAATATCGTTTTTATCATGGCGGATCAGCTGGCAGCGCCCGCGCTTCCCATTTATGGTCATCCCGTTGTTAAGACCCCTCATCTGAGCGCACTGGCCGATGCTGGGGTGGTGTTTGATTCCGCTTATTGCAACAGCCCGCTGTGCGCGCCGTCGCGTTATGTGCTGATGACCGGGCGTCTGCCGTCAAAAATCGGTGCCTATGACAATGCGGCCGATCTGGCCGACGATATTCCGACCTTTGCCCATTACCTGCGCAACCTCGGTTACCGTACGGCTTTGTCTGGCAAGATGCATTTTTGCGGCGCTGACCAGCTGCATGGTTTTGAAGAGCGCCTGACCAGTGATATCTACCCGTCCAACTTCAATTGGATCACCAGCTGGGATCAGCCGGAGAAGCGCCCTGAGTGGTATCACAATATGGACCCGGTCATCGAGGCCGGCCCCTGTGTGCGCAGCCTGCAGCTGGATTACGACGAGGAAGTGGTAGTGAACGCCCAGCGCTTTCTCTACGACCAGGTGCGCGGCAGCGACGATCGCCCCTTCTGTCTGACGGTTTCCATGACTCATCCCCATGATCCCTACATTACCACCGACGAATACTGGAGCCGTTACCACCACGACGACATCGACATGCCGTCGGTCAAGGTAGCGCCGGGTGAGCATGATCCCCATTCCGAGCGCCTGCGCTTTGTCTGCGGTCTGGATAAAACCGAGGTGACCGATGAACAGATCCGCAATGCGCGTCATGCCTATTATGGCTCCATCAGCTATGTGGATGATCAGGTCGGCAAGCTGGTGAAAACCCTCAAGGAAACCGGCCTGGATAAAAATACCATCATTGTCTTTTCCGGCGACCACGGTGACATGCTGGGCGAGCGTGGGCTCTGGTACAAGATGAGCTGGTTTGAATGGTCTGCCCGGGTACCGCTGATTGTTCATTACCCCGAGCGTTTTGCCCCACGGCGGGTCAGCGCCAGCGTGTCTACGCTGGATTTGCTGCCCACCTTTGTCGAGATGGTGGACGGGCCTCAGTCCGGTTATGTCACTCCCATCGAAGGGCGCAGTCTGGTGCCGCACCTGCAGGGCGAGGAGGGGCATGACGAGGTCATCGGCGAATACCTGGCGGAGGGGGCACTGGCGCCACTGTTGATGATCCGTCGTGGAGCTTACAAATACATTTGTTCACCGGCCGATCCGGAGCAGCTGTTCAACCTGGTCGAGGATCCACAGGAGTTACGCAACCTGGCGAATTCGCCGGCGCATGCTGATGTGCTGCAGTCGTTCCGTGAGCAGGTGGCCAGTGGCTGGGATCTGGACCAGCTCAATGAAAATGTGCTCCAGAGCCAGCGTCGTCGCCAACTTGTGGGTGAAGCGCTGAACAAGGGAAAGTATACCCCCTGGGATTTCCAGCCCTTTGTGGATGCCAGCCACCAGTATGTGCGTCATACCATTGGCCTCTACGATCTGGAACGGCGTTCCCGTTACCCGCAGGTCAAAAAGTAA
- the dksA gene encoding RNA polymerase-binding protein DksA, protein MTKEELLQQPEDAYMNAQQQEFFHELLLKQRRELQERIEEEFDGLRKYEIGSDLADIGSTEEQRQAHLRLLEREKKLLNKIEHALQRLARGEYGWCQETGEPIGLPRLLLRPTATLSIEAKERQELLEKHQRRH, encoded by the coding sequence ATGACCAAAGAAGAACTTCTCCAGCAGCCCGAAGACGCCTACATGAATGCTCAACAGCAGGAGTTTTTTCACGAGTTGCTGCTGAAGCAGCGTCGTGAATTGCAAGAGCGCATTGAGGAGGAATTCGATGGACTGCGCAAATACGAAATCGGCAGTGACCTCGCCGATATCGGCAGTACGGAAGAACAGCGCCAGGCACACCTGCGCTTGCTGGAGCGTGAAAAAAAGCTACTCAACAAGATAGAGCATGCACTTCAGCGATTGGCCCGTGGCGAATATGGCTGGTGCCAGGAAACCGGCGAGCCCATCGGGCTGCCCAGGCTGCTGTTGCGGCCAACCGCCACACTCAGCATCGAGGCCAAGGAGCGACAGGAGCTGCTCGAGAAACACCAGCGCCGGCACTGA
- the cysS gene encoding cysteine--tRNA ligase, translating to MTYPITLYNTLKRQKAPLRTGRPDRVTMYVCGPTVYNYAHIGNARPAVVFDVLARLLRHDYPEVVYVRNFTDVDDKINQAAAAAGLPISAITNRYIDAYHQDMRSLGVLPPDLEPRVTAHIADIIALIDTLIARGHAYVEQGHVLFHVPSYPAYGQLSGRRVEDMLAGARVEVAPYKRDPMDFVLWKPSTPALPGWDSPWGRGRPGWHVECTAMIDKHLGHTIDIHGGGQDLIFPHHENEIAQGTCAHGELYCRTWVHNSFVTVNGQKMSKSLGNVLLARELLDQAPGEAIRLALLSTHYRKPLDWNTQRLLNARETLIKFYSSLLQVEHIDVLPHTSPDLQVLEALRNDLNVSGVLARLRVLLTRLDEADSDDRRAHAKSVLLASAALIGLLQQPPQTVLAELRPAAVEQPSDNDRVQSLLAEREQARRDRDFARSDALRAALKAEGFLVEDTPSGPVLRPVEKELA from the coding sequence ATGACCTATCCCATCACTCTTTACAACACGCTCAAGCGGCAGAAAGCGCCTTTGCGTACCGGCCGCCCCGATCGCGTGACAATGTATGTATGCGGACCCACCGTTTACAACTACGCCCACATTGGCAACGCGCGGCCCGCCGTAGTGTTCGATGTGCTGGCCCGGTTGCTCAGACATGACTACCCGGAAGTGGTCTATGTACGCAATTTCACCGACGTGGATGACAAAATTAATCAGGCCGCCGCTGCCGCCGGCCTGCCCATCAGTGCCATCACCAATCGATATATCGATGCCTACCATCAAGACATGCGGTCGCTCGGGGTATTGCCCCCCGATCTGGAGCCCCGTGTCACCGCGCATATCGCGGACATCATCGCACTGATTGACACCCTGATAGCCCGTGGCCATGCCTATGTAGAACAAGGGCACGTGCTGTTCCATGTGCCATCCTACCCGGCTTATGGCCAGCTCTCGGGCCGGCGCGTTGAAGACATGCTGGCCGGCGCGCGGGTGGAAGTGGCCCCTTACAAGCGCGATCCCATGGACTTTGTGCTCTGGAAGCCTTCTACACCGGCGCTGCCGGGGTGGGACAGTCCCTGGGGTAGAGGCCGTCCGGGTTGGCATGTGGAATGCACGGCCATGATCGACAAGCACCTGGGTCACACCATCGACATTCACGGTGGCGGCCAGGATCTGATCTTTCCGCACCACGAAAATGAGATCGCCCAAGGCACCTGTGCGCACGGTGAGCTTTACTGCCGTACCTGGGTACACAACAGCTTCGTCACCGTAAATGGGCAGAAAATGTCCAAGTCTCTGGGCAATGTACTGCTGGCGCGCGAGCTGCTGGACCAGGCGCCAGGTGAAGCTATTCGCCTGGCACTGCTGTCCACCCACTACCGCAAACCGCTGGACTGGAATACACAACGCCTGCTGAACGCGCGAGAAACCCTGATCAAGTTCTACAGCAGCCTGCTTCAGGTTGAGCATATTGACGTTCTGCCGCACACCTCACCTGACCTTCAGGTGCTGGAGGCGTTGCGCAACGATCTCAATGTTTCTGGTGTCCTGGCCCGGCTGCGAGTACTGCTGACCCGGCTGGATGAAGCGGACTCGGATGACCGGCGTGCGCATGCCAAATCCGTGCTGCTGGCGTCCGCCGCCCTCATTGGGCTGTTGCAGCAACCGCCACAAACGGTCCTGGCCGAGCTAAGACCGGCGGCCGTTGAGCAACCAAGCGATAACGATCGCGTCCAAAGCCTGCTGGCCGAACGTGAGCAGGCACGCCGTGACCGCGACTTTGCCAGATCGGATGCACTGCGCGCGGCATTGAAAGCCGAGGGTTTCCTGGTAGAAGACACACCATCAGGCCCCGTGCTGCGGCCTGTCGAGAAGGAGCTGGCATGA
- a CDS encoding xanthine dehydrogenase family protein molybdopterin-binding subunit — protein MRRISLPSEATNVALDRRKFLKIMGGIGAGLTLGFSLPVSLNARATETAPATALFEPNAFVRIGTDNKVTVMIKHVEMGQGTYTGLTTLVAEELDADWDQMAAEGAPADANRYNNTFWGPMQGTGGSTAIANSYLQMRTAGAVAKAMLVAAAAQRWNVDASQIQVKAGIVSHGDQQATFGELAEAAAGQAIPDEASVTLKSPEQFVFIGKQTLSRKDIGKNNGTAIFTQDIKLPGMLTAVVLHAPKFGARLKTLDAAQAKASAGVVDVLTISTGVAVLARDYWSAKKGREQLAVTWDESDAFTKSSTQIMAEYKELAKNNGLSARSEGDVVSALQQAATVIDNHYEFPFLSHSALEPMNCVAQVTEQGCEIWNGEQFQTVDQMNIAQLLGIKPEQVTIHMLLAGGSFGRRANPHSDYLIETVEIARQKKGTPIKLVWSREDDTQVGYYRPAYVHRIQAGLDADGNISSWKQHIVGQSIVTNTAFEPALVKEGIDHTSVEGASNIPYAIPNLSIELTTVKEGPTVQWWRSVGSTHTAFAIETMIDELAVKTNQDPVAMRMRLLAKHPRWQGVLKLAAEKAEWGKTLPAGTGLGVAVHESFSTFVAQVAQVTVKDGHISVDKVVCAVDCGVPVNPDVIAAQMEGGIGFGLSPTLMSAITLGEGGMVEQSNFHNYQVLRLDQMPEVEVHIVPSAEAPTGVGEPGVPPIAPAVANAVAAATGQRLYTLPLKLATT, from the coding sequence ATGCGTAGAATCTCTTTACCGAGTGAGGCCACAAACGTCGCGCTCGACCGCCGCAAGTTTCTCAAAATCATGGGTGGCATAGGCGCTGGACTCACCCTGGGATTTTCTTTACCTGTATCACTAAATGCCCGGGCAACGGAAACCGCCCCTGCGACGGCATTATTTGAACCCAATGCCTTTGTACGTATCGGTACCGATAACAAGGTAACCGTCATGATCAAACACGTTGAGATGGGTCAAGGAACCTATACCGGGTTGACCACCTTAGTCGCCGAAGAGCTGGATGCCGACTGGGACCAAATGGCCGCAGAAGGGGCGCCTGCGGACGCCAACCGTTACAACAATACCTTCTGGGGGCCGATGCAAGGAACGGGCGGCAGCACGGCAATTGCCAACTCCTATCTTCAGATGCGTACCGCAGGCGCGGTTGCCAAAGCCATGCTGGTTGCCGCTGCAGCCCAGCGCTGGAATGTGGATGCCAGCCAAATTCAGGTGAAGGCAGGCATTGTTAGTCACGGAGACCAGCAAGCCACCTTCGGAGAGCTGGCAGAAGCGGCGGCCGGCCAAGCGATACCCGATGAAGCCAGCGTGACACTGAAATCGCCAGAGCAGTTTGTATTTATCGGCAAGCAAACACTGAGTCGCAAGGACATCGGCAAGAACAATGGTACGGCCATATTCACCCAGGACATCAAGTTGCCGGGCATGTTAACGGCCGTGGTGTTACACGCACCAAAATTTGGCGCCAGGCTGAAAACGCTGGATGCCGCCCAAGCGAAAGCATCTGCCGGAGTAGTGGACGTATTGACTATCTCAACGGGGGTGGCGGTACTGGCCAGGGATTACTGGAGTGCCAAAAAAGGGCGAGAGCAGCTCGCCGTGACCTGGGATGAAAGTGACGCTTTTACCAAAAGCTCGACGCAAATTATGGCGGAATACAAAGAGCTGGCTAAAAATAATGGCCTCTCTGCCCGCAGTGAAGGAGACGTGGTGTCTGCCTTGCAACAAGCGGCAACCGTCATCGACAACCACTACGAGTTTCCTTTTTTGTCCCATTCGGCGTTGGAGCCAATGAACTGTGTTGCACAGGTCACCGAACAAGGCTGCGAAATCTGGAATGGTGAACAATTCCAGACCGTGGATCAGATGAACATCGCTCAGTTGCTGGGCATAAAGCCAGAGCAGGTGACCATACACATGCTGCTGGCGGGGGGCAGTTTTGGTCGCCGGGCAAATCCTCACTCCGATTATTTGATTGAAACCGTAGAAATTGCCAGACAGAAAAAGGGAACGCCGATCAAATTGGTATGGAGCCGGGAAGACGACACTCAGGTGGGTTACTATCGTCCGGCCTATGTGCATCGCATCCAGGCGGGCCTTGATGCCGACGGCAATATTTCAAGCTGGAAGCAGCACATTGTGGGCCAATCCATTGTCACCAACACGGCCTTTGAACCCGCATTGGTGAAAGAAGGCATTGACCATACCTCGGTAGAGGGAGCGTCAAACATTCCTTACGCAATTCCGAACTTGTCTATCGAACTGACCACCGTTAAAGAAGGCCCAACCGTTCAGTGGTGGCGCTCTGTAGGCAGCACGCACACCGCCTTCGCGATTGAGACCATGATTGATGAGCTGGCCGTGAAAACCAACCAGGATCCGGTGGCAATGCGCATGCGGTTACTGGCGAAACATCCTCGTTGGCAGGGCGTGCTCAAACTGGCAGCGGAAAAAGCCGAATGGGGTAAAACGCTTCCCGCCGGTACGGGCTTGGGGGTGGCCGTTCATGAGTCCTTCAGCACCTTTGTTGCCCAAGTGGCTCAGGTAACGGTCAAGGATGGCCACATTTCGGTGGACAAGGTGGTTTGTGCCGTTGATTGTGGCGTACCGGTGAATCCGGACGTGATTGCCGCGCAGATGGAAGGGGGGATTGGTTTTGGTCTGTCACCTACCCTGATGAGTGCCATTACCCTGGGGGAAGGTGGCATGGTGGAGCAATCCAACTTCCACAACTATCAGGTGCTGCGCCTGGATCAAATGCCAGAAGTTGAAGTGCATATCGTGCCTTCGGCAGAAGCGCCTACCGGGGTGGGTGAGCCGGGTGTTCCGCCTATTGCGCCGGCGGTTGCAAATGCCGTTGCCGCTGCAACCGGACAGCGTTTATACACCTTGCCTCTGAAACTGGCGACGACTTAA
- a CDS encoding (2Fe-2S)-binding protein has product MPVSLNVNGVDHDIDASPDTPILWAVRDHLEMTGTKFGCGLSQCGACTVHLDGQPIRSYVTPIQSAVGKKITTIEGVQSQVAKAVQQAWDDVQVPQCGYCQSGQIMSAIALLENNPAPTDDDIDAAMSGNICRCATYVRIRKAIKNAAAQL; this is encoded by the coding sequence ATGCCAGTAAGCTTGAATGTAAACGGTGTTGACCATGACATTGATGCATCGCCGGATACGCCCATCCTCTGGGCAGTGCGTGATCATCTGGAAATGACCGGCACCAAGTTCGGGTGCGGCCTGTCGCAGTGTGGTGCCTGTACCGTGCACCTGGACGGCCAACCGATTCGTTCTTATGTCACTCCCATTCAATCCGCCGTCGGCAAGAAAATTACGACCATTGAAGGCGTACAAAGTCAGGTTGCGAAAGCGGTGCAGCAAGCCTGGGACGACGTGCAGGTGCCACAGTGTGGATATTGCCAGTCTGGGCAGATCATGTCTGCGATTGCGCTGCTGGAAAATAACCCTGCCCCGACCGATGACGACATCGATGCGGCCATGTCCGGCAATATCTGCCGCTGCGCCACCTATGTGCGTATTCGTAAAGCGATCAAGAATGCCGCTGCACAGCTGTAA
- a CDS encoding LysR substrate-binding domain-containing protein: protein MRSIIKALPPLTYLVAFEAAARYQSFTQAADELCVTQAAVSRQIRLLEEELGCVLFNRSHKAVTLTPDGRKFQRAVTAALELLASSASELKIHRSCSTVTVSADLAIASLWLIPKLPLFRMAHPDIVVHVDASDDHTHQLREGSDIAIQFGDGHWPGCNARFLLGEEIFPVCSPAYLAGIQSLETPADLSAATLIHLESEHWDWMDWATWLAHQNIALPAGRQDIYISSYPAVIQAALSGQGIALGWRHQVDELLASGALVRPMAASVKTRRGFYLVHPSNNLLSEEALSFCEWTIEQCMAAGPLKGTSDAAWVGT from the coding sequence ATGAGAAGCATCATCAAGGCCCTGCCGCCGCTGACCTACCTGGTCGCTTTTGAAGCGGCCGCCCGTTATCAGAGCTTCACTCAGGCCGCAGACGAACTCTGTGTCACCCAGGCAGCCGTCAGCCGGCAAATTCGCCTGCTGGAAGAGGAGCTGGGATGCGTCCTGTTCAATCGCTCACACAAGGCCGTGACCCTCACGCCGGACGGGCGCAAGTTCCAGCGGGCCGTCACCGCGGCATTGGAGCTGCTTGCCTCCTCAGCTTCAGAGCTGAAAATCCATCGTTCCTGCTCCACGGTCACAGTGTCTGCCGATCTGGCCATTGCTTCCCTGTGGCTTATTCCCAAGTTGCCACTGTTTCGTATGGCCCATCCGGACATCGTCGTGCATGTGGACGCCTCCGATGATCATACCCATCAGCTCAGAGAAGGCTCGGATATCGCCATCCAGTTCGGTGATGGCCACTGGCCCGGCTGCAATGCCCGCTTTCTGCTGGGAGAGGAAATCTTTCCGGTATGTAGCCCGGCCTACCTGGCCGGCATCCAGTCACTGGAAACCCCCGCCGACCTGTCTGCCGCCACCCTGATCCACCTGGAATCCGAGCACTGGGACTGGATGGACTGGGCCACCTGGCTGGCCCACCAAAACATCGCGCTGCCGGCGGGCCGCCAGGATATCTATATCAGCAGCTATCCGGCCGTTATCCAGGCGGCGCTGAGTGGCCAGGGAATCGCTTTGGGCTGGCGGCACCAGGTAGACGAACTGCTGGCCAGCGGAGCCCTGGTGCGGCCAATGGCCGCATCGGTAAAAACCCGGCGCGGATTTTACCTAGTTCACCCCAGCAACAACCTGCTGAGCGAAGAAGCCCTGAGCTTCTGCGAGTGGACCATAGAGCAATGCATGGCGGCAGGACCGCTCAAGGGCACATCAGATGCAGCATGGGTCGGTACCTGA
- a CDS encoding choline sulfate utilization transcriptional regulator yields MTKLDQLPSLVTLLAFEAAARLGNFTLAAQELGSTQSAVSQQIRRLEGDLGASLFHRAHRGVTLTSAGETLLTAVLEGLHRLAEGVGAVQQSGQHSVINVATDYAFAAFWILPRLSGFREHYPNTEVRVVTSQQRNTPAQQEFDLAILFGNGYFPGCISRQLFREQVLPVCSPTLLQNRGPVTHAEQLAQFPLLKLDTDYHLDCFTWPRLFKTLGINGAPPEPAIAFNNYTLLLQAAIAGQGVAIGWTGLVDSLLDNGLLVPVLEQRFTSANGYHVVLPQRREVEPVVQCFADWLYHESLPAPG; encoded by the coding sequence ATGACTAAACTCGATCAACTCCCAAGTCTGGTGACCTTGCTGGCATTTGAGGCAGCGGCAAGGCTGGGGAACTTCACCCTGGCGGCCCAGGAACTGGGCAGTACCCAGTCTGCCGTCAGCCAGCAGATTCGCCGCCTGGAAGGGGATTTAGGCGCATCTCTCTTTCATCGCGCCCACCGTGGCGTGACCCTGACCAGTGCGGGTGAAACCCTGCTCACGGCGGTACTCGAAGGTCTGCACCGGCTGGCGGAAGGTGTTGGTGCAGTACAGCAATCCGGCCAGCACTCGGTCATCAATGTCGCAACTGACTATGCCTTTGCCGCATTCTGGATACTCCCGCGCCTGTCCGGCTTTCGCGAGCACTATCCCAATACCGAAGTACGTGTGGTGACATCGCAGCAACGCAACACACCGGCCCAGCAGGAATTTGATCTCGCCATTCTGTTCGGCAACGGCTACTTTCCCGGCTGCATCAGCCGCCAGCTGTTCAGAGAGCAGGTTTTGCCGGTATGCAGCCCGACCCTGTTGCAGAACAGAGGACCGGTAACCCATGCAGAGCAGCTGGCGCAGTTCCCCTTGCTCAAGCTCGATACCGACTACCATCTCGACTGCTTTACCTGGCCCCGGCTGTTCAAGACCCTGGGAATTAACGGTGCGCCACCGGAGCCGGCCATTGCGTTCAATAACTACACCCTGCTGCTGCAGGCGGCGATCGCCGGCCAGGGCGTGGCCATCGGCTGGACCGGACTGGTGGACTCACTGCTGGATAACGGCCTGCTGGTTCCCGTGCTCGAACAACGCTTCACTTCGGCCAATGGCTACCATGTGGTCCTGCCCCAGCGACGCGAGGTGGAACCGGTGGTGCAGTGCTTTGCCGACTGGCTTTACCATGAAAGCCTGCCGGCGCCAGGCTAA
- a CDS encoding thioesterase family protein, with translation MTTELSIFESPVKPEWIDYNGHMNDACYVVVFATALNNFIDQIGMDAAFRTRHQVSLYTLQSAVHYLQEVKEGEPLKIFAQLLEHDSKKLRLVLTMRHADTGVDLALMETLLLHMDMSIKRASAFLPATREQLEHLHARQASQPWPAQAGRGIALRRPA, from the coding sequence ATGACAACCGAGCTGAGCATATTCGAGTCCCCGGTCAAACCCGAGTGGATCGACTACAACGGCCATATGAACGATGCCTGCTATGTGGTGGTGTTCGCCACCGCCCTCAATAATTTCATCGACCAGATCGGGATGGATGCCGCCTTTCGGACTCGGCATCAGGTTTCGCTCTACACACTGCAAAGCGCGGTGCACTACCTGCAGGAAGTAAAAGAAGGCGAACCCTTAAAAATTTTTGCCCAGCTGCTTGAACACGACAGCAAGAAGTTGCGCCTGGTGCTGACCATGCGCCATGCCGACACTGGTGTCGATCTCGCCCTGATGGAAACCCTGCTGCTGCACATGGACATGAGTATAAAACGGGCCAGCGCCTTTTTACCGGCCACCCGGGAGCAGCTTGAGCATCTCCATGCCCGGCAGGCAAGCCAGCCTTGGCCTGCCCAGGCCGGCCGTGGTATCGCCCTCAGGCGCCCCGCCTGA